The Methanoculleus marisnigri JR1 genome window below encodes:
- a CDS encoding glycosyltransferase family 2 protein has protein sequence MANETAQGAAVVSRRSSRMRTLAAIPCFDEEVAIGSVVLRARQHVDEVLVIDDGCTDNTVKVAREAGATIISHGARKGKGQGIKSALKYAVDHDYDCLVFMDGDGQHDPGEIPLLVEQIRADAADLVIGFRTLDQMPFYRRFGRAVLDIVSSTGSPITDSQCGFRALNRKTMESMLSSLRMDDFSTESEMLRIAQERHLRIGETPINCKYGDFDTSTKNPLSHGMEVIGSIFWLAVERKPLLYIGLPGLAAMVAGIFFFLQFLRGFSETGLVPIEQGMLASLFLIPGTIAVMLGLGLALVVRMRE, from the coding sequence GTGGCGAACGAAACCGCCCAGGGTGCCGCCGTGGTGTCCCGACGGTCGAGCAGGATGCGGACGCTTGCGGCGATCCCCTGTTTCGACGAAGAGGTCGCGATCGGTTCCGTCGTCCTGCGAGCCCGGCAGCATGTCGACGAGGTTCTGGTGATAGACGACGGGTGTACAGACAACACCGTGAAGGTTGCCCGGGAGGCCGGGGCGACCATCATCTCGCACGGAGCCAGGAAGGGGAAAGGACAGGGGATCAAGAGCGCTCTTAAGTATGCAGTCGATCACGACTACGACTGTCTGGTCTTCATGGACGGCGACGGCCAGCACGACCCCGGGGAGATACCCCTCCTGGTCGAACAGATCCGCGCCGATGCCGCCGATCTCGTCATCGGCTTTCGGACACTCGACCAGATGCCGTTTTACAGGCGGTTCGGCCGGGCAGTGCTCGATATCGTCTCCAGCACCGGAAGTCCGATAACCGACTCCCAGTGCGGTTTTCGGGCGCTGAACAGAAAGACCATGGAATCGATGCTCAGCTCGCTACGGATGGACGATTTTTCGACGGAATCGGAGATGCTCCGGATCGCCCAGGAGAGACACCTGCGCATCGGGGAGACGCCGATAAACTGCAAATACGGTGATTTCGACACATCCACAAAGAACCCCCTTTCTCACGGAATGGAGGTAATCGGATCGATATTCTGGCTTGCCGTGGAGAGAAAACCTCTCCTGTACATCGGCCTGCCCGGGCTTGCCGCGATGGTTGCCGGGATTTTTTTCTTCCTCCAGTTCCTCCGGGGATTCAGCGAAACCGGCCTCGTCCCGATCGAACAGGGCATGCTTGCATCGCTCTTCCTGATCCCGGGGACCATCGCAGTCATGCTGGGCCTGGGGCTTGCCCTCGTTGTAAGGATGCGGGAGTGA
- a CDS encoding prenyltransferase/squalene oxidase repeat-containing protein: MDGRVRSLLSRVAGEVRGLAVVDGETAYIRDPVFPVIRNRVHAEVAKTLLRLDGDPLVGPILNYAAGCQNPDGSWNEVHVNYNEPSALITAFIGDALLEAAERYPHEEALQKAGDFVLAAERNRGCFLKSRGYTADHLNVDASCGAFLARYAERYGDEDARAAALRAAENVVSHQCKCGVYPYAVDKGTYPFVFKLPCVHYQGVTIYYLAKANDVLCDERIDESIAKGVRWLADAQRPDGRFDWSRSGLSFAYYLSGAYAFALASFVYASRADERYREHANLCLGRLEKDVQGLAPRWEPGSWLGLVPSVATAAKTASLGHYPLRHRAFRFGYGMYREIARRRYGETAETRSFEALCRVLGIRSSTVEPSNNFPDLFMTSEVLDCLSQSGIWGEST; the protein is encoded by the coding sequence ATGGACGGGCGCGTAAGATCGCTTCTCTCCCGCGTTGCCGGGGAGGTCAGGGGGCTCGCCGTCGTCGACGGGGAGACCGCGTACATCCGCGACCCGGTCTTCCCGGTCATCCGGAACCGCGTGCATGCCGAGGTCGCGAAGACGCTGCTCCGGTTAGACGGCGACCCGCTCGTGGGCCCGATCCTGAACTACGCCGCAGGATGCCAGAACCCGGACGGGTCATGGAACGAGGTTCACGTCAACTACAACGAGCCTTCGGCCCTGATCACGGCGTTTATCGGCGACGCGCTCCTGGAGGCAGCGGAGCGGTATCCGCACGAGGAGGCACTCCAAAAAGCCGGGGACTTCGTCCTCGCCGCCGAAAGAAACCGCGGGTGCTTCCTGAAGTCCCGGGGGTACACCGCCGACCACCTGAACGTCGACGCCTCCTGCGGGGCGTTCCTCGCCCGGTATGCGGAACGCTACGGCGACGAGGACGCCCGTGCGGCGGCGCTTCGGGCGGCGGAGAACGTCGTCAGCCACCAGTGTAAATGCGGCGTCTACCCCTACGCGGTCGATAAGGGGACCTATCCTTTCGTCTTCAAACTCCCCTGCGTGCACTACCAGGGGGTGACGATCTACTACCTCGCCAAGGCAAACGACGTCCTGTGCGACGAGCGGATCGACGAAAGCATCGCTAAAGGGGTGCGGTGGCTCGCGGACGCCCAGCGTCCCGACGGGCGGTTCGACTGGTCGCGGAGCGGGCTATCCTTCGCCTACTACCTTTCCGGTGCATACGCGTTCGCCCTGGCCTCCTTCGTCTATGCGTCGCGGGCGGACGAGCGTTACCGGGAACACGCCAACCTCTGCCTTGGCCGGCTTGAGAAGGACGTGCAGGGGCTTGCACCCCGGTGGGAACCGGGCTCGTGGCTTGGTCTCGTCCCGTCCGTCGCCACGGCGGCGAAGACGGCGTCGCTCGGGCACTACCCATTGCGGCACCGGGCGTTCCGGTTCGGCTACGGCATGTACCGCGAGATCGCCCGCAGGCGGTACGGCGAAACCGCAGAGACGCGATCCTTCGAAGCCCTCTGCCGGGTGCTCGGAATCCGGTCGTCGACCGTGGAACCGTCGAATAACTTCCCCGATCTCTTCATGACCTCGGAGGTGCTCGACTGTCTCAGCCAGTCGGGAATCTGGGGGGAATCTACGTGA
- a CDS encoding CehA/McbA family metallohydrolase, translating to MLRCDLHVHTRHSKDGESSVEEILRRAEAVGLDAIAITDHDTVEGALYALECDTPVTVIPGTEVSTKQGHLLALGITEPLPDGLDFFETVAVARVRGALLILPHPYHRWRHGVGRRLAAGISAVDAVEVFNSRYITGSANRKAAVIARRFGKPGVAGSDAHNARYVGFGVTYVTAEPDAASILAAIREGRTMAGGRMTPLHTYTRQSLKGALRRIRRTVHR from the coding sequence ATGCTGCGGTGCGATCTGCATGTCCACACCAGGCACTCCAAGGACGGAGAGAGCAGTGTGGAGGAAATACTGCGACGAGCGGAGGCGGTCGGGCTCGACGCCATCGCGATCACCGACCACGATACGGTGGAGGGTGCCCTCTACGCCCTCGAGTGCGACACCCCCGTGACCGTGATCCCGGGCACCGAGGTCTCGACAAAACAGGGCCATCTCCTCGCACTCGGCATCACGGAACCCCTCCCGGACGGTCTCGACTTCTTCGAGACCGTCGCCGTCGCACGTGTCCGGGGCGCTCTCCTGATCCTCCCGCACCCCTACCACCGCTGGCGCCACGGCGTCGGGAGGAGGCTCGCGGCCGGTATCAGCGCGGTGGACGCGGTGGAGGTCTTCAACAGCCGCTACATCACCGGATCGGCGAACAGGAAAGCCGCAGTCATAGCACGGAGGTTCGGGAAGCCCGGTGTTGCCGGGAGTGACGCCCACAACGCCCGTTACGTCGGGTTCGGGGTCACCTACGTCACGGCCGAGCCGGATGCAGCCTCCATCCTCGCCGCGATCCGGGAAGGGCGGACAATGGCGGGAGGGAGGATGACCCCGCTGCACACCTACACCCGCCAGTCCCTCAAGGGCGCCCTCCGTAGAATCCGGCGGACGGTACACCGATGA
- the wecB gene encoding non-hydrolyzing UDP-N-acetylglucosamine 2-epimerase — MIGVILGTRPEIIKMSPVIRECERRGIDYFLLHTGQHYSYEMDRLFFEELELPDPDYSLDVGSGTHAGQTAKIMTGVEDVLVKESPDVVLVQGDTNTVMAAALAASKLHTRVGHIEAGLRSFNRWMPEEINRVLTDHISDYLFAPTESARDNLLHEGITERKICVTGNTVVDAVYQNLGIAEKKGNVLKEFDLEPREYFLVTAHRQENVDNRTRLKEILKGLEGVQREFSLPVVFPVHPRTEKRIKELGIGVDGLNLTKPFGFLEFLQLESQAKFVLTDSGGVQEEACVLGVPCATMRYDTERPETLDVGSNVLVGADSRKILEAVRSIETWKSGWKNPYGDGIAGKMIVMVCAAARPQ; from the coding sequence ATGATTGGAGTGATACTCGGCACGCGGCCGGAGATCATCAAGATGTCCCCCGTCATCAGGGAATGCGAGCGGAGAGGTATCGACTACTTCCTCCTTCATACCGGGCAGCACTACTCCTACGAGATGGATCGGCTCTTTTTCGAGGAACTCGAACTCCCCGACCCGGACTACAGCCTCGACGTGGGTTCCGGCACCCATGCCGGCCAGACGGCAAAGATCATGACCGGCGTCGAAGACGTCCTCGTAAAGGAGTCGCCCGACGTCGTCCTGGTGCAGGGGGATACGAACACCGTCATGGCCGCGGCTCTCGCGGCATCGAAGTTGCACACGAGGGTGGGGCATATCGAAGCGGGGCTCCGGAGTTTCAACCGCTGGATGCCCGAAGAGATCAACCGGGTGCTCACCGACCATATCTCGGATTACCTCTTCGCCCCGACGGAGAGCGCGAGAGATAACCTTCTCCACGAGGGGATCACCGAGCGGAAGATCTGCGTGACCGGCAACACCGTCGTCGATGCGGTCTACCAGAACCTCGGTATAGCAGAGAAAAAGGGCAACGTACTAAAAGAGTTCGACCTCGAGCCCCGTGAATACTTCCTCGTCACCGCCCACCGGCAGGAGAACGTGGACAACCGGACTCGCCTCAAAGAGATCTTAAAAGGGCTCGAAGGGGTGCAGAGGGAGTTTTCCCTGCCGGTCGTCTTCCCCGTCCACCCGCGAACCGAGAAACGGATCAAGGAACTGGGAATCGGCGTCGACGGGCTGAACCTCACCAAACCCTTCGGGTTCCTGGAGTTCCTGCAACTTGAGTCGCAGGCGAAATTCGTGCTGACCGATTCCGGCGGCGTCCAGGAAGAGGCCTGTGTTCTCGGCGTTCCCTGCGCTACGATGCGTTACGATACGGAGCGGCCCGAGACGCTGGACGTCGGATCGAACGTCCTGGTCGGTGCCGACTCAAGAAAAATACTCGAAGCGGTTCGTTCGATAGAAACCTGGAAATCCGGGTGGAAGAACCCTTACGGCGATGGAATCGCCGGAAAAATGATTGTCATGGTCTGTGCCGCCGCACGGCCCCAATGA
- a CDS encoding nucleotide sugar dehydrogenase, whose protein sequence is MKICVLGLGYIGLPTALLFAAHGADVVGVDVKQSVVDCLNSGNLPFGEPGLNNLYSEAKSRFLVRTEPEAADVFLIAVPTPLDPATKVSNLSYVKSAADMIVPHLRGGNLVTLESTVPPGTSERVVIPRLEKSGVAVGDFLYAHCPERAIPGRTLQEMTGNSRIIGGYDRDSTDRATAIYQTFVRGQIYQTDTRTAEFVKLMENTCRDVNIALANEFAQLAEECGINVWEAITLANKHPRVTVLNPGPGVGGHCIAVDPWFLTENSTRCRMISTAREINDSMPNYVLRVARSLLAGVRDPTISILGVAYKGNVGDTRESPAFKFIQLAENEGYAIRCHDPYAAAFAHPLMDLPEATAGSDCIVILTDHDCFRKLDPAGLQVRTKLVIDARNILDHEKWTDQGFAVRVLGDGSSVQQTVPGDIAAPTGLYPAGAARSIASSSPPSISLLSPNGREGYL, encoded by the coding sequence ATGAAGATCTGTGTACTGGGATTAGGATACATAGGATTGCCGACTGCACTGCTATTTGCGGCTCACGGAGCGGATGTCGTGGGCGTCGACGTGAAGCAGAGCGTGGTGGATTGCCTCAATAGCGGGAACCTGCCGTTCGGGGAGCCGGGGCTCAACAACCTTTACAGCGAGGCCAAAAGCCGGTTCCTTGTCAGAACCGAACCGGAAGCCGCGGACGTGTTTCTGATTGCCGTGCCGACACCCCTGGATCCGGCAACGAAAGTCTCCAACCTCTCCTACGTCAAGAGTGCAGCCGACATGATCGTCCCCCACCTTCGCGGAGGGAACCTGGTCACCCTCGAATCGACCGTCCCTCCCGGAACCAGCGAACGGGTCGTCATCCCGAGACTCGAGAAGAGCGGTGTTGCCGTCGGAGACTTCCTGTACGCCCACTGCCCCGAGCGGGCGATACCGGGGCGAACCCTGCAGGAGATGACGGGCAACAGCCGCATCATCGGCGGCTACGACCGGGACTCCACCGACCGGGCGACCGCGATCTACCAAACCTTCGTCCGCGGGCAGATATACCAGACCGACACGAGGACGGCCGAGTTCGTCAAATTGATGGAGAATACCTGCCGCGACGTGAACATCGCACTCGCAAACGAGTTCGCCCAGCTCGCGGAAGAGTGCGGGATCAACGTCTGGGAGGCCATCACCCTCGCAAACAAGCACCCACGGGTCACCGTCCTCAACCCCGGCCCGGGTGTCGGGGGACACTGCATCGCCGTCGATCCCTGGTTCCTGACCGAGAACTCGACCCGGTGCAGGATGATCTCCACCGCCCGGGAGATCAACGACTCCATGCCGAACTACGTGCTGCGTGTCGCACGCAGCCTGCTCGCCGGCGTCCGGGACCCGACGATCAGCATCCTCGGCGTCGCCTACAAGGGCAACGTCGGCGACACCAGAGAGAGCCCGGCATTCAAATTCATCCAGCTCGCCGAGAACGAAGGGTATGCCATCCGGTGCCACGATCCGTATGCGGCGGCATTCGCGCACCCCCTCATGGATCTCCCGGAAGCGACCGCCGGGAGCGACTGTATCGTCATCCTCACCGATCACGACTGCTTCCGGAAACTCGACCCGGCAGGGCTCCAGGTGAGGACGAAACTCGTCATAGATGCCCGGAACATCCTCGACCACGAGAAGTGGACCGACCAGGGCTTTGCCGTCCGCGTGCTGGGCGACGGTTCATCGGTGCAGCAGACGGTTCCGGGAGATATCGCGGCCCCGACAGGCCTATATCCCGCAGGCGCCGCGCGGTCGATTGCATCCTCATCGCCACCGTCCATATCCCTGCTCTCTCCGAACGGGCGGGAGGGCTACCTTTAG
- the truA gene encoding tRNA pseudouridine(38-40) synthase TruA codes for MNLAFRFSYFGDRFFGSQMQPDLCTVEGEFIGACRLLRLFDDWREANFATAGRTDRGVHARSQVCSFLTDKPERAIEALNRVLPADIWCTGWAEAPDGFHPRYSAVSRTYRYYFSAPGDAAAMHEAAQEFLGRHDFSAFARAGDRNPERRILASRVFIDGEFAVFEVTGESFLWNMVRCMATMLGRVGRGEAEAGEIARLLTGPVERRVAAAPPEGLILWDIDYGIPFTPLPIDAGSSRHLGDRHRYHVLMAKISAHLAQDHRQPDTPGI; via the coding sequence ATGAACCTGGCGTTCCGCTTCTCGTACTTCGGTGACCGGTTCTTCGGTTCGCAGATGCAGCCCGATCTCTGCACCGTGGAGGGCGAGTTCATCGGGGCCTGCAGGCTTCTTCGGCTCTTCGACGACTGGAGGGAGGCGAACTTCGCTACCGCCGGCCGCACCGACCGCGGGGTGCACGCCCGGTCCCAGGTCTGTTCGTTTTTGACCGATAAGCCGGAGCGCGCGATCGAAGCGCTGAACCGGGTGCTCCCGGCAGACATCTGGTGTACGGGGTGGGCCGAGGCCCCGGACGGGTTTCACCCCCGGTATAGCGCCGTATCGAGGACATACCGCTACTACTTCTCTGCCCCCGGTGATGCCGCCGCCATGCACGAGGCGGCGCAGGAATTTCTCGGGCGCCACGACTTCTCGGCGTTCGCCCGTGCCGGCGACCGGAACCCCGAGCGGAGGATCCTCGCATCACGGGTCTTTATCGACGGGGAGTTCGCCGTATTCGAGGTGACGGGCGAGAGTTTCCTCTGGAACATGGTCAGGTGCATGGCAACGATGCTCGGACGGGTGGGAAGAGGCGAGGCCGAAGCCGGGGAGATCGCACGGCTTCTTACCGGGCCAGTGGAGCGGAGAGTCGCTGCGGCTCCTCCCGAAGGGCTGATCCTCTGGGATATCGATTACGGAATTCCCTTTACGCCCCTTCCGATCGACGCCGGGAGCAGCCGGCATCTGGGCGACCGGCATCGCTATCACGTCCTCATGGCAAAAATCTCCGCACACCTCGCACAGGATCACCGGCAGCCCGACACACCCGGAATATAA
- a CDS encoding dihydropteroate synthase-like protein, whose translation MRILLPTGSATVGIVKSAAERFSDRYEIVVAVTGEIASFLAPGELRRLLAGGNYDMAIVSGMCTASFADVERETGVPVYRGPRHAADLIPVLSMLDTVRLSKTVPADEFLAQKRREEACRQVALREAEAEADFIVRGVKIGGDSRMKVLAEIMDAHKRDDLPADVRRFFADGADIVDLGFGFDATPGDVERCFSALADIEGPLAVDTQDPDLIAAALFRADLVLSLHEGNIPAVGGAVADAGAAAVVVPRERTLEENLAAAGEAGIRCLIADPLLQPAGSGLTDSLAGFADAPRPLFFGAGNVVELLDADSPGANALLAGMAHEVGAAVVFTSEHSDKTRGSVAEMRRATEMMVLTTERPYPKDLGLDLLILKEKRRRREPPLEYGSVEDALPMPDEIVYDPLGCIRIGIEGDCIVAVHRNRAVRGKRWEDVFYTLLANASLSRLDHAAYLGKELFKAELAIRMKRSFEQDGPF comes from the coding sequence ATGCGCATTCTCCTCCCGACCGGATCGGCAACGGTCGGCATCGTGAAGTCGGCGGCTGAACGCTTTAGCGACCGCTACGAGATAGTCGTGGCGGTCACCGGTGAAATTGCATCGTTTCTTGCCCCCGGAGAACTCCGGCGATTGCTTGCCGGCGGCAACTACGATATGGCGATCGTCTCCGGGATGTGCACCGCGTCGTTTGCCGACGTCGAGCGCGAGACCGGCGTCCCGGTCTACCGCGGCCCGCGGCATGCGGCCGATCTTATCCCGGTTCTCTCGATGCTGGATACCGTCCGGCTCTCCAAGACCGTCCCCGCCGACGAGTTCCTCGCGCAGAAACGTCGCGAGGAGGCCTGCCGGCAGGTGGCGCTCCGGGAAGCGGAGGCGGAGGCTGACTTCATCGTCCGCGGCGTGAAGATCGGCGGAGATTCGAGGATGAAGGTGCTCGCGGAGATTATGGATGCGCACAAGCGCGACGATCTCCCCGCCGACGTCCGGCGGTTCTTTGCCGACGGCGCCGATATCGTCGACCTCGGGTTCGGGTTCGACGCGACCCCCGGCGACGTCGAGCGGTGCTTTTCGGCCCTCGCGGATATCGAGGGCCCTCTCGCCGTCGATACGCAGGACCCGGACCTCATCGCGGCGGCGCTCTTCCGCGCCGACCTGGTACTCTCCCTGCACGAGGGGAATATCCCCGCCGTCGGGGGCGCGGTCGCGGATGCCGGAGCGGCGGCGGTCGTGGTGCCGCGCGAGCGGACGCTTGAAGAGAACCTTGCCGCCGCCGGAGAGGCCGGGATCCGATGTCTTATCGCCGATCCCCTCCTCCAGCCGGCGGGTTCCGGGCTGACGGACTCGCTTGCCGGGTTCGCCGATGCCCCCCGTCCGCTCTTCTTCGGGGCGGGCAACGTCGTGGAACTGCTGGACGCCGACTCCCCCGGGGCGAACGCCCTGCTTGCGGGGATGGCGCACGAGGTCGGGGCCGCGGTCGTCTTCACGAGCGAGCACAGCGACAAGACGCGAGGGTCGGTCGCGGAGATGCGGCGGGCAACCGAGATGATGGTCCTTACGACCGAGCGCCCGTACCCCAAGGACCTTGGGCTCGATCTCCTGATCCTGAAGGAGAAGCGACGGCGGCGGGAACCGCCGCTGGAGTACGGGAGCGTCGAGGATGCGCTTCCCATGCCCGACGAGATCGTCTACGATCCCCTGGGATGCATCCGTATCGGCATCGAGGGAGACTGCATCGTCGCGGTTCACCGGAACCGCGCCGTGCGGGGGAAGCGGTGGGAAGACGTCTTTTACACGCTTCTTGCAAACGCAAGCCTCTCCCGGCTCGATCACGCCGCCTACCTCGGGAAGGAACTCTTCAAGGCGGAACTCGCCATCAGGATGAAGAGGAGCTTCGAACAGGACGGACCGTTCTGA
- a CDS encoding glycosyltransferase family 4 protein: MKQVCIVSQHFPPEKSGNASRIHDTAVHLAKLGIGVTVLAPHPTFPTGSFPRTWKRSGMQEVDGLRVVRLWTWQPGTGDPGFGSRMAYYLLFPIHAALWLLFTRSRFDAIMTSAPPLFTGIPGYVLKRTSRVKWILDVRDLWIDASIGLGFLREGSIYERMSRKFEQMCLARADLIGVTTEELGRRISSHYRVTAPMELMPNGVNTEFFQPTDGGKKRQIIYAGNVGHAQDLDKVALAIKSMNGTYNLKFVIVGDGDTRESLERLVKAESLTDSVIFTGTLPREEIPRLLSESLVGVAPLKRLANLEYAAPTKAYEYMACGIPFVGCGNGEIAQLARESGAGVIADNTPEAIAATLSALLDDPEKMEEMGRRGREYVAEHYDRRSIALKLKQCIERMTWTGA, translated from the coding sequence ATGAAACAGGTATGCATCGTATCACAACACTTTCCGCCGGAGAAATCGGGAAACGCGTCACGAATACACGACACCGCCGTACACCTTGCAAAACTGGGGATCGGCGTGACCGTGCTTGCGCCGCACCCCACGTTTCCTACCGGATCGTTCCCCCGTACCTGGAAGCGCTCGGGCATGCAGGAGGTCGACGGGCTCCGGGTCGTCCGCCTCTGGACCTGGCAGCCGGGCACCGGTGATCCGGGGTTTGGGAGTAGGATGGCCTACTACCTCTTATTCCCGATCCACGCCGCACTCTGGCTCCTCTTCACCCGGAGCCGGTTCGACGCAATCATGACGTCGGCGCCGCCGCTCTTCACCGGGATCCCGGGGTACGTCCTGAAGCGGACATCAAGGGTGAAGTGGATCCTCGATGTCCGCGATCTCTGGATCGATGCATCGATAGGCCTTGGTTTCCTCCGGGAGGGGAGCATCTACGAGAGGATGAGCCGGAAGTTCGAGCAGATGTGCCTTGCCCGGGCAGATCTCATCGGGGTCACGACGGAAGAACTCGGGCGGAGGATCTCGTCGCACTACCGGGTTACCGCTCCCATGGAACTGATGCCGAACGGCGTCAATACCGAGTTCTTCCAGCCCACAGACGGCGGGAAGAAGCGGCAGATCATCTACGCAGGAAACGTCGGACACGCCCAGGATCTCGATAAGGTGGCCCTCGCCATCAAGTCGATGAACGGCACCTATAACCTGAAGTTCGTCATCGTCGGCGACGGCGACACCAGGGAGAGCCTTGAGAGGCTGGTGAAGGCGGAGAGCCTGACCGACTCCGTCATCTTCACGGGCACCCTTCCGCGCGAGGAGATCCCGCGGCTGCTCTCGGAATCGCTCGTGGGGGTGGCGCCCTTAAAGCGGCTCGCGAACCTCGAGTACGCCGCCCCCACCAAGGCCTACGAGTACATGGCGTGCGGGATACCCTTCGTCGGCTGCGGGAACGGCGAGATCGCCCAGCTCGCGAGGGAGTCGGGTGCAGGGGTCATCGCCGACAACACGCCGGAGGCGATCGCCGCGACGCTTTCTGCGCTCCTCGACGACCCGGAGAAGATGGAGGAGATGGGGCGCCGTGGCCGGGAGTACGTCGCGGAGCACTACGACCGGCGATCGATCGCCCTGAAACTGAAGCAATGTATCGAGAGGATGACATGGACGGGCGCGTAA